Proteins encoded in a region of the Triticum dicoccoides isolate Atlit2015 ecotype Zavitan chromosome 3A, WEW_v2.0, whole genome shotgun sequence genome:
- the LOC119272365 gene encoding RING-H2 finger protein ATL73-like — protein sequence MDVGRMHARRLLSHAAATPAVAVASPGPSGQTPPSSPFGSVDATVISILSLLLCVLVVALVVRAFVQCACRVTRRVCYGPAEAPGDAEADGLERAALHAGAGAGGKKKRAGKGAAIRAIPTMEYSAGIELAVCCSTECAICLADLKKGERVRVLPRCHHGFHVRCIDRWLSARQTCPTCRQEPFAPQARPEEPAAVQVQVDAAQLETI from the coding sequence ATGGACGTGGGACGCATGCATGCCAGGAGGCTTCTGTCGCACGCCGCGGCGAcgccggcggtggcggtggcgtcgCCCGGCCCGTCGGGGCAGACGCCGCCCTCGAGCCCCTTCGGCTCCGTGGACGCGACGGTGATCTCGATCCTGTCGCTGCTCCTCTGCGTCCTCGTCGTGGCGCTCGTGGTCCGCGCGTTCGTCCAGTGCGCGTGCCGCGTCACGCGGCGCGTGTGCTACGGCCCGGCGGAGGCCCCCGGCGACGCCGAGGCCGATGGCCTGGAGAGGGCCGCGCTGCACGCCGGAGCCGGCGCCGGCGGCAAGAAGAAGCGGGCGGGCAAGGGCGCCGCCATCCGGGCGATCCCGACGATGGAGTACTCGGCGGGGATCGAGCTCGCCGTGTGCTGCTCCACCGAGTGCGCCATCTGCCTCGCCGACCTGAAGAAGGGCGAGCGCGTCCGCGTGCTGCCGCGCTGCCACCACGGCTTCCATGTCCGGTGCATTGACCGATGGCTCTCCGCGCGCCAGACGTGCCCCACCTGCAGGCAAGAGCCGTTCGCGCCGCAGGCCCGACCCGAGGAGCCGGCGGCCGTGCAGGTGCAGGTGGACGCTGCACAGCTCGAGACGATCTAG